The Nostoc cf. commune SO-36 genomic sequence CCAATTAAAATAGCCACAAACAGCAGTTTGATATGTAACCAGCCTTCTTTTAAAATATCCGGTTCAGTGGTTACTAAACCGATCGCCATTGCGATCGTCACAAACATTCCTGGGTTAGTGATGATATAGTAAAGCCGCTTTTCCATAATTTGATACTGATTTTTCAGGATCGTTCGCGCTGGTTCAGGTTCTTGTTCAGCTTCAACGTGATAGATAAAAAGACGGACTAGGTAGAACAAACCAGCAAACCAAACGACAAATCCGACAATATGAAAAGCTTTAAACCATGAATAAGCCATGAATTCTAATCTCCTTTACTTGTGGTTGTGATGCATTTTTAGTGGTAATAAAAAGTTCACAAATGCACGCGGGGATAACATTTATCAATCTAGCAAAAATTCAGAATTTATTTTCTAACATAGATAAATATTTATAATTTATCTATGTTATTTGTGGGTTCATTTTTATTGAGCATCTTTACGACGCACAAAGGGTAGAAGGTCTTCTAAAATCGCCTCGTGGTAGTGTTCTTGAGGATAATGCCCGACGTTATTAAGTTTTATTAATTCGCTATTTGGTGCGTAATTAGCAAAGGTTTCGGCAATGTCTACAGGTAGCCAAGGGTCAATCATACCCCATTGAATCAGAATTGGTTGTTGCCATTCTTTAAAGCCAGATTGTATTTCTGTCATGGCTGAATCAAGTTGTAAATTGCGAATACTTGACAAGAGACTCCGACCAGATGAAGAACTTTTCAAAAATGGTTTTCGATAAATATCTAAATCTTTATCCTCGATGCGATAACGGCTTCCACTTTCTAGCGTTCGATCAACTAATAGGGGGTCTTGGGTCATGACTTCACCTGCCAAAGGTAAACCCATTTGTTTAATTTTCCAGGGTAATTTGGCAGCAGTTGAAATTGGTGTGTTTAAAATAACTAAATTGGCAATTTGTTCTGGATGACGCAAGGCATATTGTAGCCCTACAGAACCTAAAAAGCCTTGTACAACTAAAGAAAAATGTTCAAGTTCTAGCGCTTTAATAAATCCTTCTAAAGCTGTAATAAAAGCATCGGGAGTGTAAGCAAAATCTCGTTTTTCTGGTTTTGCAGAAAAGCCGTAACCAATCCAATCTGGAGCGATCGCTCTTGTACCTTGATTCGCCAAAGCAGGTATAATATGACGCCAACTGTAACTTTGTGAAACTAAGCCGTGTAGCAACAACACAGGCGCTAAGTCACTTCTGCCGATTGGTAAAGATTCCCGATAAAACCATTCCAGTGAATCTACATTGATTTTATGTTCTGTTATTGACACGCTATATTCCTATGATTGGGCATTGGGCATTGGGCATTGGGAATTGGGCATTGGGCATGGGGCATTGGGCATGGGGCATTGGGCATGGCTGAAGAATCAATAGTTCTTCTTCCCCTGCTCCCCCTGCCTCCCCTGCTTCCTCTGCTTCCTCTGCTCCCTCATCCCCCTACTCCCGACTCCCCACTCCCCATTCCCTGAAAAGTAATCATCTCACAAATCGCATAAGCTGTGGCGGGTGCTAGTAAAACGCCGTTGCGATAGTGTCCGGTAGCTAGGAGGACATTATTAAACCCTGGTAACTTGCCAATAACTGGTGCTGGCCGTCCTTCTGGGCGGGGACGTAACCCCGACCAAGTGCGGAGAATAGTTGCTGTGGCTAATTCTGGGCAAAATGCGATCGCTTGTTCTCTAACAGATTCCAGCAGTTCTTGATTTGGCGGAATCTCATTGCCATTACTCGGAAATTCCACTGTTGCACCTACCCAATAATCTCCACCACCCACAGGAACAATATGGACATCGTTACCCGTTATCGCTGGCTGGAAGTCAGGATTACCTAACGCATGCCCCAGACGCATTTGCAACGCTTGCCCAAGCACAGGGCGGATATCAACCATCTGATTTAATTTTGCCGTCAGTGGTGTTGAACCTAGCCCTGCCGCAATTACAAACCAATCACCCGCTATTTTTCCTTCTGAAGTCTCAAGTTGATGGCAAAATTGGGAAGAAAATTCAGGTGTTGAGGTTGGGGCATCCAAAACAGTCACGCCAAATTTGAAAGTTACCCCATTTTGCTGGGCAGCCTCAACTAAAGCTAACGTCAGGGCTGTTGGATCGATTTGGCGGTCTTGCGGAGAATAGACAGCGCCAGTAATTTTTTCGTGATTAATTTGAGGACAGATATTCTCAAGTTTAGCCGTATCCCATATTTCTAAATGCCAGCCTTGAGAGTGGCGAATTTCTATGAGTTTTTCCCATGCTGAAATCCCCTCTAGAGAAGGGGAGGAATCAGACAAAAGCATGAGAATTCCCTGACGATTAAAAGGAATTTTGCGACCTGTTAAAGCTTCTAATTCAGGAATCAAGGTTTCATAGCGTTGGATGCTAGTTTGTCGCATCTGCCAAGCCTTGCCTTTGATTTTTTGGCTGATTGCGCCCATCAAAACGCCAAGTGCAGCGCCTGTGGAATCTTGTGCTGGTGCTTGCCGATCGCAAACTGTAATTTTCAACCCTTTTACTAGACTAAGTTGGTATGCGATCGCAGCCCCAACTACACCACAACCAATAATAACTACATGACTCATTGCTATTTTGAAGCGAAGATGGGGACGGTTCGGATAAGCAGGGGAGGCAGGGGGAGCAAGTTAACTCCTCTTTATCTCCCTCTGCCTATCTTACCTCGCGCTTAACTTGCCTCTGCTTCGCTACTGGTTTTAGGAAGCAGTTGGAGGAATTTGTCAATCTCTGCGAAAGCAGCTTGGGATTGATTCAAGGCAACTAGAGGATTGCTAGCACTAGTAGCTTTATCGAGTTTAACTAGGTCTTTAAAAAAATCTCGCGTTATTTGACGTGCTGTGGGTTGGTCTTTGGGTAGAAGGTTGGGAGTGATATAAGTCAGATTCAGCTTTGCTTCTGTTATCGGCCCATGTATAAAGTTACGCACATTGATCCAATCACCTTTTTTAATCAGAGTAGTCAATTCCTCTGAGCGATCGCGTACAGCTTGAATTTCAGGAAGGTATGCCTGAATTTTTTCAAGTTGTACTGCTGTGTAAGTCGGGGGTGCGATCGCAACACCAGGGCCACCACAACTAATGAGGAATGTGGCCAATAGTACTAGGAAAAATGAAAAAATCGAGCGTTGACGCACCATATATTGAACTTAATTGCTTTTGGTTTACCGATTCACAGTGTCATTTTAGATCGCTAGCGCAATTTATCATCCTTGTCAGCCAAGGATTTTGCAGAAAATCTTGATATTTTTTCCAATGAGAGATTTTTAAGTACAATTACTTAATAGGTGTTAACCAGCCTCAACACGAAGCGATTTTTGGCATTTGTTTAGTAACAATGATTGCTCCCGAAGTATAATCTAGTGTTGCTAAATTTCAAAGGTCTTGATAAGCTGAAACACCAATAAGATAAGCCTTCTGGCGGTTGTTCTGTCTTCACATCCCCGAAGATGCCGACGCAATATAGGAGTGTTTTTTAGTGAATGCAGCTGAACAGGCAACGAACCTTGAACTCGCCAGCAACATTGCTACGGTGGTTAATTTGTTCAAATTCGAGTTTCCTGATGCCAAATCTGATCTTAAGCCCTGGAAGAATGACCCAGAAACCAGGGAGTTAATCGATCCAGACTCTATAGATATTGGCTTTCACTTTCCTGGTATCAGCAAATCTTGGAGAAGTCGTAGTATCTTAATTCAAATCCGATTTTATCAAGATCCCATCAGTAATTCACGCCGTGCGATCGGCGTAGAGATAGCTGGATTTGATCATCGCGGCGAAGCATGGCGACTTTCTACGGTGGAAAATTGGAGTATTGTCGGCGCATCTTCACCTTCTAATGAAATTGAGGAGAAGTTAAAACAGATTTGCCGACAGATTTTAGAAGTTTTTAATAAGTCAAATGATTAAAATAACACAAGGGTAGAGGCAAACATCTATCTGTCCTACTCTACGAACAATACGCCGCTTCCCAATAATGGCAACAGTCGGCATAAATCTTTTACACATTCTTGATAAATATAATATTGCTGTCTAACTTTCAAGGTGACTTTAACGTATAGCGGAAGTCCCCACCTTCTCTGCGAGACGCTACGCGAACAATGTACCTATAAGGTGGGGATTGTGAGCGGGGGATAAGGATTACATCTGGAATTGATTTAAAACATCAGTAAAAACAAATTCTGGATGTATGACGAATCCCCAAAATTTTCTGGTAAGATAATCAATGTCTTGACCATCAATGCCGCAAGCGAAAACCAAGCTAATAGGTATATGTTGCAAGAGAAAAATTTGGGTCTTGGGAACCAAGACTCCTGCCCTTGGAGGGAATGTAAGACTTGTCTTTTACTACGAAGTTATGGAAGCTATTCCCGATGAATTGGGAAGCCCCGTCCGTCTTACGGCGGGGTAGTTCACTGGGACAAACCATTACTCAGGTTGATGCTTTTACCAATACACCTTTTGCAGGTAATTCTGCTGCTGTTTGTGTTTTGCCTGCTCCCCAAGACGAGGGCTGGATGCAGAATGTAGCTCAAGAGATGAATTTATCTGAGACGGCTTTTCTTGTTAAACAGGATGATGGCTTCAATCTGCGTTGGTTTACGCCGATGGTAGAAGTGCCGCTTTGTGGTCATGCAACTTTAGCTAGCGCTCATGTACTGTGGTCAGAGGGATATCTGTCAGCGAATGAAATGGCGCGTTTTTATACCAAAAGTGGTGTGCTGATTGCTAAATTGCAAGGTGAGTGGATTGAATTAGATTTTCCTGTGAATCACTCCCAAGCCGCGATCGCTCCTCCAGAACTTAGCCAAGTTTTGGGTGTACCATACAAATCTGTATTGCAGAATTCGTTAGGCTATTTAGTGGAATTAGAATCTGAAGAATTAGTGCGGCAAGTACAGCCTAATTTCCAACTCCTAAAAACGTTGTCTATTAGTGGTTTAATCGTCACCAGCACCGCCAATTCTGATTCCGAATATGATTTCGTCTCACGTTTTTTTGCACCAGGATTAGGTATTAATGAAGACCCAGTGACTGGGGCGGCTCATTGTTGCCTTGCTCCGTTCTGGCGCGATCGCTTGCACAAAGATGAGTTTTTGGCTTATCAAGCATCAAGTCGCGGTGGGGTGGTGAAGGTAGATTATGATGGGGGCGATCGCGTCTTTCTTTCTGGACAAGCAGTAACTGTGATGCGAGGTGAGTTAATTACTCCATAAAGCTAAGATTAAAAATCAACCGCATCCGGCAAAAACTCAACATCAAGAACTTGAGCAATGGAATAAGGACACTCCACAGGAAACGTATCTATTGGTAGTTGAGTTTCATTACTAGCAGCTTTTAATCCCCGATGATAGGACTGGGCTAAAACTTCTTCTGGATAGGAATTGAGGCTGGGACTCTCTTGCAGCAAATCTAGAATTTTGTTGCGTTGCTCATCAATGGTATTTTGCCAAGAGCCACTCCGCAAACCAGACTGATATTGCCACTTGAGTAAATGGTGTAATAATACTTCCAAACGGCTTTTCAACTCCCGCCGATCTGAGCGTCCCAAGCTTTCAATCTCCTCAATTACAGCATCCCAGTCTACTTGTCCAAATTGTCCAGCACGAATGAGTTGCACAGTTTTTTCTGTCCATGCAACAAAATCTGTTTCATATAACTGGGCTGCGCTTTTGGGAATTGGGGTCATAAACTTCCTGCAATCTACCGGAGACGATGTTACACCCATTTTAACGTCAGGGACTACGCGAGGGGATCGCGTCTTTCTTGCTGCACAAGCGGTAACTGTTCTGCGAGGAGAATTAATATAGGTAGTTCTGATTTACATGAAATACAAAATACTTTACCCCAACCTTAATACTTCTCAATTAATAATTAAGTGGTACTGGGTTTTACTAGAGTTTATTATTAATAATAATATGTAAATTTTAGGAATTTTCTTTTTAATTGGATTCATTTGTTGATTCAAATAG encodes the following:
- the hemJ gene encoding protoporphyrinogen oxidase HemJ, encoding MAYSWFKAFHIVGFVVWFAGLFYLVRLFIYHVEAEQEPEPARTILKNQYQIMEKRLYYIITNPGMFVTIAMAIGLVTTEPDILKEGWLHIKLLFVAILIGYHHYCARLMKKLAVDECGWNSQQLRALNEAPTVMLVAIVLLAVFKNNLPTDIAAWAIFAMIILMAVTIQLYAKKRRQDKEKLTAQIGQPQEQS
- a CDS encoding alpha/beta fold hydrolase gives rise to the protein MSITEHKINVDSLEWFYRESLPIGRSDLAPVLLLHGLVSQSYSWRHIIPALANQGTRAIAPDWIGYGFSAKPEKRDFAYTPDAFITALEGFIKALELEHFSLVVQGFLGSVGLQYALRHPEQIANLVILNTPISTAAKLPWKIKQMGLPLAGEVMTQDPLLVDRTLESGSRYRIEDKDLDIYRKPFLKSSSSGRSLLSSIRNLQLDSAMTEIQSGFKEWQQPILIQWGMIDPWLPVDIAETFANYAPNSELIKLNNVGHYPQEHYHEAILEDLLPFVRRKDAQ
- a CDS encoding NAD(P)/FAD-dependent oxidoreductase; the protein is MSHVVIIGCGVVGAAIAYQLSLVKGLKITVCDRQAPAQDSTGAALGVLMGAISQKIKGKAWQMRQTSIQRYETLIPELEALTGRKIPFNRQGILMLLSDSSPSLEGISAWEKLIEIRHSQGWHLEIWDTAKLENICPQINHEKITGAVYSPQDRQIDPTALTLALVEAAQQNGVTFKFGVTVLDAPTSTPEFSSQFCHQLETSEGKIAGDWFVIAAGLGSTPLTAKLNQMVDIRPVLGQALQMRLGHALGNPDFQPAITGNDVHIVPVGGGDYWVGATVEFPSNGNEIPPNQELLESVREQAIAFCPELATATILRTWSGLRPRPEGRPAPVIGKLPGFNNVLLATGHYRNGVLLAPATAYAICEMITFQGMGSGESGVGG
- the psbQ gene encoding photosystem II protein PsbQ; this translates as MVRQRSIFSFFLVLLATFLISCGGPGVAIAPPTYTAVQLEKIQAYLPEIQAVRDRSEELTTLIKKGDWINVRNFIHGPITEAKLNLTYITPNLLPKDQPTARQITRDFFKDLVKLDKATSASNPLVALNQSQAAFAEIDKFLQLLPKTSSEAEAS
- a CDS encoding PhzF family phenazine biosynthesis protein; the protein is MGQTITQVDAFTNTPFAGNSAAVCVLPAPQDEGWMQNVAQEMNLSETAFLVKQDDGFNLRWFTPMVEVPLCGHATLASAHVLWSEGYLSANEMARFYTKSGVLIAKLQGEWIELDFPVNHSQAAIAPPELSQVLGVPYKSVLQNSLGYLVELESEELVRQVQPNFQLLKTLSISGLIVTSTANSDSEYDFVSRFFAPGLGINEDPVTGAAHCCLAPFWRDRLHKDEFLAYQASSRGGVVKVDYDGGDRVFLSGQAVTVMRGELITP
- a CDS encoding DUF29 domain-containing protein, whose translation is MTPIPKSAAQLYETDFVAWTEKTVQLIRAGQFGQVDWDAVIEEIESLGRSDRRELKSRLEVLLHHLLKWQYQSGLRSGSWQNTIDEQRNKILDLLQESPSLNSYPEEVLAQSYHRGLKAASNETQLPIDTFPVECPYSIAQVLDVEFLPDAVDF